One genomic region from Ralstonia pickettii DTP0602 encodes:
- a CDS encoding MFS transporter produces the protein MQQTPVPACPDALAPNPATTPPRPRMQLASHPEMGHWRLSLFGLTLGLVTGIDFSSTLMMGVASQHIQGGVGAAPEDYLYAISAYAATAVLMNMVLDQVARRTTYKRFIMGSLVVFILGSLICAEFASPAGLIGGKAVQGLGAGGLFAASRILVQLVSTPAERAPLMLRFGGGAFSMLAITPWLTSIFLDDIGWRAVFLFQAGIALPVLLSVALTYPTRAPRDPHPPVSTLDWPAAIAAALGALVFLHTLQEMRYTRFFSSPEMPLAALCGLALFAFAGWRLYRHPDPWIDFSRLAGRQYLYGLGFYTLYYLMSSAWAFLLPSLTQTGLGLTFRTTCMLLATSGTVATIGAIIITLGMALVFRKRRVIAIGFVVYACAAMLFSHQLMPGAPDYALVPVVLLEGLTPVLLMVQVASMTYLEVPVEDFSHAYQFKNVCKQIASAMGTGLASVFMQDGLAQHRTHLVEHVTRFNPVLQTPDALSASGLAKLSLEIDRQATLLAGMDMLHGFAAVCVVAAVFVLVQRSFR, from the coding sequence ATGCAACAAACGCCTGTCCCAGCCTGTCCGGACGCCTTAGCCCCCAACCCGGCCACCACGCCCCCACGCCCCCGCATGCAACTCGCCAGTCACCCGGAAATGGGTCACTGGCGACTTTCATTGTTCGGCCTGACGCTCGGGCTGGTGACCGGCATCGACTTCTCCTCCACGCTGATGATGGGCGTGGCCAGCCAGCACATCCAGGGCGGCGTCGGTGCCGCGCCGGAAGACTACCTGTACGCGATCTCCGCCTACGCGGCCACCGCGGTGCTGATGAACATGGTGCTCGACCAGGTCGCGCGCCGCACCACCTACAAGCGCTTCATCATGGGCTCGCTGGTGGTGTTTATCCTCGGCTCGCTGATCTGTGCCGAGTTCGCCAGCCCCGCCGGGCTGATCGGCGGCAAGGCGGTGCAGGGGCTCGGCGCGGGCGGCTTGTTCGCGGCTTCGCGCATCCTGGTGCAACTGGTGTCGACCCCCGCCGAGCGCGCGCCGCTGATGCTGCGCTTCGGCGGCGGCGCGTTCTCGATGCTGGCGATCACGCCGTGGCTGACCAGCATCTTCCTGGACGATATCGGCTGGCGCGCGGTGTTCCTGTTCCAGGCCGGCATTGCGTTGCCGGTGCTGCTGTCGGTGGCGCTGACCTATCCCACGCGCGCGCCGCGCGACCCGCATCCGCCGGTATCGACGCTGGACTGGCCGGCCGCGATCGCCGCGGCGCTGGGCGCGCTGGTGTTCCTGCACACGCTGCAGGAGATGCGCTACACGCGCTTTTTCAGCTCCCCGGAAATGCCGCTGGCGGCGCTGTGCGGCCTGGCGCTGTTCGCCTTCGCGGGCTGGCGGCTGTACCGCCACCCGGATCCGTGGATCGACTTCTCGCGGCTGGCCGGACGCCAGTACCTGTACGGGCTGGGCTTCTACACGCTGTATTACCTGATGTCGTCGGCGTGGGCCTTCCTGCTGCCGTCGCTGACCCAGACCGGTCTCGGGCTGACCTTCCGCACTACCTGCATGCTGCTGGCCACCAGCGGCACGGTGGCCACCATCGGCGCCATCATCATCACGCTGGGCATGGCGCTGGTGTTTCGCAAGCGGCGCGTGATCGCGATCGGCTTTGTCGTCTACGCCTGCGCGGCGATGCTGTTCTCTCACCAGCTGATGCCGGGCGCGCCGGACTATGCCCTGGTGCCGGTGGTGCTGCTCGAAGGGCTGACGCCGGTGCTGCTGATGGTACAGGTGGCATCGATGACCTACCTGGAGGTGCCGGTCGAGGACTTCTCGCACGCCTACCAGTTCAAGAACGTCTGCAAGCAGATCGCCTCGGCGATGGGCACGGGCCTGGCCAGCGTGTTCATGCAGGACGGGCTGGCGCAGCACCGCACGCACCTGGTAGAGCACGTCACGCGCTTCAACCCGGTGCTGCAAACCCCTGACGCGCTGTCCGCGTCCGGGCTGGCGAAGCTCTCGCTCGAAATCGACCGGCAGGCCACGCTGCTCGCCGGCATGGACATGCTGCACGGCTTTGCCGCGGTGTGCGTGGTGGCCGCGGTGTTCGTGCTGGTGCAGCGCAGCTTCCGCTAG
- a CDS encoding LysR family transcriptional regulator has product MAPAVGNYRLSGKHCPVNETIQWNDWEAFCCVVEQGTFTAAAEQLDCPKSRVSAAVARLETAIGAKLLERTTRRMRLTDAGKAVYRDVAPLFARLREIRQETLAREERVQGVLRIATPYEFGAQQLGGVICRTLAAHPALDVAVEITQGLVDPIRDGFDVAFVIVDADLPDSGTVARRIYHVERGLFAAPALAASLPAQLRPEDLANMPTLTTPGDTVWEFTRDGQTVSVPIRPRMQTYNAELRLQGALAGLGIARLSVNYCEAEIAQGRLVRVLPDYPLPPLRVFALLPDRRLQPRKVRAFMEAIESMMVSELEPDVGTEAAETGLAEGEGALEGEARPAG; this is encoded by the coding sequence ATGGCGCCTGCTGTCGGGAACTACAGGTTGTCAGGGAAACATTGTCCGGTGAACGAAACAATCCAATGGAATGATTGGGAGGCGTTCTGCTGTGTGGTCGAGCAGGGAACGTTCACGGCCGCGGCGGAGCAGCTGGATTGCCCCAAGTCGCGGGTCTCGGCCGCGGTGGCGCGGCTGGAAACCGCCATCGGCGCCAAGCTGCTGGAGCGCACCACGCGCCGCATGCGCCTGACCGATGCAGGCAAGGCGGTCTACCGCGACGTCGCCCCGCTGTTCGCACGGCTGCGCGAAATCCGCCAGGAAACGCTGGCGCGCGAGGAACGCGTGCAGGGCGTGCTGCGCATCGCCACGCCTTATGAATTTGGCGCGCAGCAGCTCGGCGGCGTGATCTGCCGCACGCTGGCGGCGCACCCGGCGCTCGACGTCGCCGTGGAAATCACGCAGGGCCTGGTCGATCCGATCCGCGACGGGTTTGACGTGGCGTTCGTCATCGTCGATGCCGACCTGCCGGATTCCGGCACCGTGGCGCGGCGCATCTATCACGTCGAGCGCGGCCTGTTCGCTGCGCCGGCGCTGGCGGCCAGCCTGCCGGCACAGCTGCGCCCGGAAGACCTGGCCAACATGCCCACGCTGACCACGCCCGGCGACACCGTATGGGAATTCACCCGCGACGGCCAGACCGTTTCCGTGCCGATCCGTCCGCGCATGCAGACCTACAACGCCGAGCTGCGCCTGCAGGGCGCGCTGGCCGGGCTGGGCATCGCCCGGCTGTCGGTGAACTACTGCGAGGCCGAGATCGCGCAAGGGCGCCTGGTGCGCGTGCTGCCTGACTACCCGTTGCCGCCGCTGCGCGTGTTCGCGCTGCTGCCGGACCGGCGCCTGCAGCCGCGCAAGGTGCGGGCCTTCATGGAAGCGATCGAATCGATGATGGTGTCCGAGCTGGAGCCGGACGTTGGGACGGAAGCCGCCGAGACCGGGCTTGCCGAGGGAGAGGGAGCGCTGGAGGGAGAGGCCCGCCCGGCGGGTTGA
- a CDS encoding signal peptide protein, producing the protein MKTLAQRPTLLLSLLCAAGLSFAAATAHASEPVSDIARLDGSIGHVGKADPFLDGARVGKADPYTDGAKMGKFDPFTDGASTMDRRDAFTDGA; encoded by the coding sequence ATGAAGACCCTCGCACAACGCCCCACCCTGCTGCTCTCCCTGCTGTGCGCCGCCGGCCTCTCGTTCGCCGCGGCCACGGCCCACGCCTCTGAACCCGTTTCCGATATCGCCCGCCTGGACGGCAGCATCGGCCACGTCGGCAAGGCCGATCCGTTCCTGGACGGCGCCCGCGTCGGCAAGGCGGATCCGTACACGGACGGCGCCAAGATGGGCAAGTTCGACCCGTTCACCGACGGCGCCAGCACCATGGACCGCCGCGACGCATTTACCGACGGCGCCTGA
- a CDS encoding membrane protein (K02221: yggT; YggT family protein) — protein sequence MFSEIALFLLDTVFTLFGMALLLRVWMQLTRLPTRNPVSQGVFQITDWLVRPLRRVIPGVGGIDWATVVAAWLTAVVFLLLVAMISGADLLAFLPAVLLTSLLYVLKWAISLVMWVTLLMAILSWVNPHSPVTPAIDHLTAPVLRPIQRVVPRLGGFDVSPLVLFVIAQILLMVIARLGASVFNMHF from the coding sequence ATGTTCTCGGAAATCGCCCTCTTCCTGCTGGATACCGTCTTTACCCTGTTCGGCATGGCGCTGTTGCTTCGCGTCTGGATGCAGCTCACGCGCCTGCCCACGCGCAACCCGGTCTCTCAGGGCGTGTTCCAGATCACCGACTGGCTGGTCCGTCCGCTGCGACGGGTCATCCCGGGCGTGGGTGGCATCGACTGGGCCACGGTGGTCGCCGCCTGGCTGACCGCGGTGGTGTTCCTGCTGCTGGTCGCCATGATCAGCGGCGCGGACCTGCTCGCCTTCCTGCCGGCGGTGCTGCTCACCTCGCTGCTTTACGTATTGAAATGGGCCATCAGCCTGGTGATGTGGGTGACGCTGCTGATGGCGATCCTGTCGTGGGTCAACCCGCATTCGCCAGTCACCCCGGCCATCGACCACCTGACCGCGCCGGTCCTGCGCCCGATCCAGCGCGTGGTGCCGCGCCTGGGCGGCTTCGATGTGTCGCCGCTGGTGCTGTTCGTGATCGCGCAGATCCTGCTGATGGTGATCGCGCGGCTGGGCGCCAGCGTGTTCAACATGCATTTCTGA
- a CDS encoding MarR family transcriptional regulator, with the protein MPSKSAPSRNNTPLNKADFEALSDFRYQLRRFLRFSEDAAREEGVTVQQYLLLLHIRGSADKDWASIGELAERLQAKQHGVVALVNRCEAAGLVKRRLNPEDRRVVQVHLLAKGERCLNRLAMLHRTELESLRGTFRVARITQFNDDGAERG; encoded by the coding sequence ATGCCCAGCAAGTCCGCCCCGTCACGGAACAACACCCCGCTTAACAAGGCCGACTTCGAGGCGCTGTCCGACTTCCGCTACCAGTTGCGGCGCTTCCTGCGATTCTCCGAAGACGCCGCACGCGAGGAAGGCGTGACCGTGCAGCAATACCTGTTGCTGCTGCATATCCGCGGCAGCGCGGACAAGGACTGGGCCTCGATCGGCGAACTGGCGGAGCGCCTGCAGGCCAAGCAGCACGGGGTGGTCGCGCTGGTCAACCGCTGCGAGGCGGCCGGGCTGGTCAAGCGCCGCCTCAACCCCGAAGACCGGCGCGTGGTGCAGGTCCACCTGCTGGCCAAGGGCGAACGCTGCCTGAACCGGCTGGCGATGCTGCACCGTACCGAGCTCGAATCGCTGCGCGGCACCTTCCGCGTGGCGCGCATCACGCAGTTCAACGACGACGGCGCCGAGCGCGGCTGA
- a CDS encoding membrane protein, with the protein MSIPLRSVVLAVLGAGALAGCATPYGYDSGYGAGYGGSGGYNTGYNGGYNTGYNTGYGTTVSGYPAQQGYPQGYPQQGYPQQGYPQQQGYPQQQGYPQQGYPQQGYPQQSYPADGSYGDQYGNEAYGVRYGWVEAIEVVPGQPPSTSGAGAVVGGIVGGLLGHQVGGGRGNTVATIGGAVAGAVAGNEVEKRTGSSAPAYRVRVRTSDNAYLTLTQSNAYQMRIGDRVKVENGVAVPY; encoded by the coding sequence ATGTCCATCCCCCTTCGTTCGGTTGTGCTTGCGGTGCTTGGCGCCGGTGCGCTGGCCGGGTGTGCCACGCCGTATGGCTATGACTCCGGTTATGGCGCGGGGTATGGAGGCAGCGGTGGCTACAACACTGGCTACAACGGCGGCTATAACACGGGCTACAACACCGGCTACGGCACCACGGTCAGCGGCTATCCGGCGCAACAGGGCTACCCGCAGGGTTATCCGCAACAAGGCTATCCACAGCAGGGCTATCCGCAACAACAGGGCTACCCGCAACAACAGGGCTACCCGCAGCAGGGCTACCCCCAGCAGGGCTACCCCCAGCAGTCGTACCCCGCTGACGGCAGCTATGGCGACCAATACGGCAACGAGGCCTACGGCGTGCGCTACGGCTGGGTCGAAGCGATTGAAGTGGTGCCCGGCCAGCCGCCCTCGACCAGCGGCGCGGGCGCCGTGGTCGGCGGCATCGTCGGCGGGCTGCTCGGCCACCAGGTCGGCGGCGGCCGCGGCAATACCGTCGCCACCATCGGCGGCGCCGTTGCCGGCGCGGTGGCCGGCAACGAGGTGGAGAAGCGCACCGGTTCCAGCGCCCCGGCCTACCGCGTGCGCGTGCGCACCAGCGACAACGCCTACCTCACGCTGACGCAGTCCAACGCCTACCAGATGCGCATCGGCGACCGCGTCAAGGTCGAGAACGGCGTCGCGGTGCCGTACTGA
- a CDS encoding acyl-CoA synthetase (activates fatty acids by binding to coenzyme A~K00666: K00666; fatty-acyl-CoA synthase [EC:6.2.1.-]), producing the protein MQSEQQRALRNTIPDAIARAVRRSPDKTAIRFGERAWTYRQLDDGAARVAGALAQWGLRPGDRVAAFGKNSDAYVLLWLACLRSGLIHVPVNFSMTRAEAEYIVTQSGASAIFADPALAERVDGLPCKVSGTLHGGNARDILATAADGPAAPVSDALTDATPAQILYTSGTTSAPKGAVLTHRALLAEYGSTIAACDIRESDYSLAALPLYHSAQMHVFLMPLLLCGGTTLIADSPEAGYCLRTIHGEGITSFFAPPTVWIALLRHADFDPARLGSLVKAYYGASIMPVPVLLELQQKLPALRFYNCYGQSEIGPLATVLGPDEHAARPASAGRPVLNVETRIVDETMRDVPSGELGEIVHRSAQLLTEYWNKPEQTAEAFAGGWFHSGDLGYMDAEGYLYVVDRIKDVINSGGVLVSSREVEECLYTHGAVAEAAVFALPHPKWVEAVTACVVRKRGHEASEEELIAHAREALAPFKVPKRIVFVADLPRNTAGKLLKRQLREDYAQLFGADA; encoded by the coding sequence ATGCAGTCAGAGCAGCAGCGCGCCCTGCGCAACACCATCCCCGACGCCATCGCCCGCGCCGTGCGGCGCAGCCCGGACAAGACCGCGATCCGCTTCGGCGAACGGGCCTGGACCTACCGGCAGCTCGACGATGGCGCGGCCCGCGTGGCCGGCGCGCTGGCGCAATGGGGGCTGCGGCCGGGCGATCGCGTCGCTGCCTTCGGCAAGAACTCCGACGCCTATGTGCTGCTGTGGCTGGCCTGCCTGCGCAGCGGGCTGATCCATGTGCCGGTCAATTTCTCGATGACGCGCGCCGAGGCCGAGTACATCGTGACGCAGTCGGGCGCCAGCGCGATCTTTGCCGATCCGGCGCTGGCCGAGCGCGTGGATGGGCTGCCGTGCAAGGTCAGCGGCACGCTGCATGGCGGCAATGCGCGCGATATCCTGGCCACCGCGGCCGACGGACCCGCGGCACCGGTTTCCGATGCGCTCACCGACGCCACGCCCGCGCAGATCCTGTACACCTCGGGCACCACCTCCGCGCCCAAGGGCGCCGTGCTGACGCACCGCGCGCTGCTCGCCGAATACGGCAGCACCATTGCCGCCTGCGATATCCGCGAGTCGGACTATTCGCTGGCCGCGCTGCCGCTGTACCACTCGGCGCAGATGCATGTGTTCCTGATGCCGCTGCTGCTGTGCGGCGGCACCACGCTGATCGCCGACAGCCCGGAAGCCGGCTATTGCCTGCGCACCATCCACGGCGAAGGCATCACCAGTTTCTTTGCCCCGCCGACGGTGTGGATCGCGCTGCTGCGCCATGCGGACTTCGATCCGGCCAGGCTTGGCTCGCTGGTCAAGGCCTACTACGGCGCATCGATCATGCCGGTGCCGGTGCTGCTGGAGTTGCAGCAGAAGCTGCCCGCGCTGCGCTTCTACAACTGCTACGGGCAAAGCGAGATCGGGCCGCTGGCCACGGTGCTCGGGCCCGACGAGCATGCGGCGCGCCCCGCGTCCGCCGGCCGCCCGGTGCTCAACGTCGAGACCCGCATCGTCGACGAGACCATGCGGGATGTGCCGTCCGGCGAGCTGGGCGAGATCGTGCACCGCTCGGCGCAACTGCTGACTGAGTACTGGAACAAGCCGGAGCAGACCGCCGAAGCCTTTGCAGGGGGCTGGTTCCACTCGGGCGACCTCGGCTACATGGATGCCGAGGGCTACCTGTACGTGGTGGACCGGATCAAGGACGTGATCAATTCAGGCGGCGTGCTGGTGTCGAGCCGCGAGGTGGAAGAATGCCTGTACACCCACGGCGCGGTGGCCGAGGCGGCGGTGTTCGCGCTGCCTCATCCGAAGTGGGTCGAGGCAGTGACCGCCTGCGTGGTGCGCAAGCGCGGCCACGAGGCCAGCGAGGAGGAGCTGATCGCGCATGCGCGCGAGGCGCTGGCGCCGTTCAAGGTGCCCAAGCGCATCGTGTTCGTCGCGGACCTGCCGCGCAATACGGCCGGCAAGCTGCTCAAGCGGCAGCTGCGCGAGGACTATGCGCAGTTGTTCGGTGCTGATGCGTAA
- a CDS encoding carboxymethylenebutenolidase (K01061: E3.1.1.45; carboxymethylenebutenolidase [EC:3.1.1.45]), with protein sequence MTAIPDSQWIRVDSAAGSFDAYLSLPPAGVRPGAPAIVLLQEIFGVNEHIRAVADQYAADGYVVLAPDVFWRQAPRVELGYDGDDMARAMTLRKAVDVPAALEDIAATVQALRQRTGAGKVAAVGYCFGGLLAYLSAARGLVDAAVPYYGGGIQNQLEEAVNIRVPVQFHYGALDTHIPPGAVQGVREATAGKPGTEIHVYPNADHGFNCWARASYHQPSAALAHGRALAFLAQSL encoded by the coding sequence ATGACAGCCATTCCCGACAGCCAATGGATCCGCGTCGACAGCGCCGCGGGCAGCTTCGACGCCTATCTGAGCCTGCCGCCCGCCGGCGTGCGTCCCGGTGCGCCCGCCATCGTGCTGCTGCAGGAGATCTTCGGCGTGAACGAGCATATCCGCGCCGTGGCCGACCAGTACGCCGCCGACGGCTATGTGGTGCTGGCACCCGACGTGTTCTGGCGCCAGGCGCCGCGCGTGGAACTGGGCTATGACGGCGACGACATGGCGCGTGCGATGACGCTGCGCAAGGCGGTGGACGTGCCAGCCGCGCTGGAGGATATCGCCGCCACCGTGCAGGCGCTGCGCCAGCGCACCGGCGCCGGCAAGGTCGCCGCGGTGGGCTACTGCTTTGGCGGCCTGCTGGCGTACCTGAGCGCGGCGCGCGGCCTGGTCGACGCGGCCGTGCCGTACTACGGCGGCGGCATCCAGAACCAGCTGGAGGAAGCCGTGAACATCCGCGTGCCGGTGCAGTTCCACTACGGCGCGCTCGACACGCATATCCCGCCCGGGGCCGTGCAGGGCGTGCGCGAGGCGACGGCGGGCAAACCCGGCACCGAGATCCACGTCTACCCCAACGCCGACCACGGCTTCAATTGCTGGGCGCGCGCTTCCTACCACCAGCCCAGTGCCGCGCTGGCACACGGGCGCGCGCTGGCGTTCCTGGCGCAATCGCTGTAG
- a CDS encoding endonuclease: MTVRFIRRAVLGLGLAAAVSAFTSFGSFGSLRSYFNSLSPFSHLIAQAHARSTSTFDQVTETIAGSISDTFNEAVTKHFPARNGNPAQPPDAKPVPSKAFAQGSGYTLCFVPDGASCQALLINAIRSTRRQLLIQAYSFTSAPIAEAVAQAHKRGVDVRVILDKSQQSERYTSATYLKHAGVPVVIDSKPAIAHNKVMVFDDQAVFTGSFNFTKSAQERNAENGMLIRGDAAVVKAYTDNWNTRYRQSKAY; this comes from the coding sequence GTGACTGTCAGATTCATTCGCCGGGCCGTGCTGGGCCTGGGCCTTGCCGCAGCCGTATCCGCCTTTACTTCTTTCGGCTCGTTCGGCTCGCTGCGTTCATACTTCAACTCGCTCAGCCCGTTCAGCCACCTGATCGCGCAAGCGCACGCCCGTTCGACTTCCACGTTCGACCAGGTCACCGAGACCATCGCCGGCAGTATCAGCGATACCTTCAACGAAGCCGTTACCAAACACTTCCCGGCGCGCAACGGCAATCCCGCACAGCCGCCGGACGCGAAGCCGGTGCCGAGCAAAGCCTTTGCCCAGGGCAGCGGCTATACGCTGTGCTTCGTGCCCGATGGCGCGAGCTGCCAGGCGCTGCTGATCAACGCCATCCGCAGCACGCGCCGGCAGTTGCTGATCCAGGCCTACTCCTTCACCAGCGCGCCGATCGCCGAAGCAGTGGCGCAGGCGCACAAGCGCGGCGTGGACGTGCGCGTGATCCTGGACAAGAGCCAGCAATCGGAACGCTATACCAGCGCCACCTACCTGAAGCACGCTGGCGTGCCGGTGGTGATCGACAGCAAGCCCGCGATCGCGCACAACAAGGTGATGGTGTTCGACGACCAGGCGGTCTTTACCGGGTCGTTCAACTTCACCAAGTCGGCACAGGAGCGCAACGCCGAGAATGGCATGCTGATCCGCGGCGACGCGGCAGTGGTCAAGGCCTACACCGACAACTGGAACACGCGCTATCGGCAGTCAAAGGCGTACTGA
- a CDS encoding hypothetical protein (K09165: K09165; hypothetical protein) encodes MTNHTYKLVEIVGSSPDGCDQAIQSAITKAGETIKNIDWFEVVETRGHIQNGKIAHYQVTLKVGFRVT; translated from the coding sequence ATGACCAACCATACCTACAAGCTGGTCGAGATCGTCGGCTCTTCGCCCGATGGTTGCGACCAGGCCATCCAGAGCGCCATTACCAAGGCTGGCGAAACCATCAAGAACATCGACTGGTTCGAAGTGGTGGAAACGCGCGGCCATATCCAGAATGGCAAGATCGCGCATTACCAGGTCACGCTGAAAGTGGGTTTCCGCGTGACCTGA
- a CDS encoding metallophosphatase (K03547: sbcD; exonuclease SbcD), with the protein MRFLHTADWHLGRLFHARSLLEDQAHLLDQFVELVRTERPDAVLVAGDVYDRAVPPPEAVALLDDVLGRIVVDAGVPVVMIAGNHDSAQRLEFGARLMRAQGLHVAGRTLAEAACVTLHDAHGEVRLYALPYAEPAVVRDAMGTELPSHEAALRAQLDAIRAVHPPGVRAVVVGHAFVVGGAASESERPLSVGGSGAVAADLFAGFDLVALGHLHRPQTLGGGRVHYAGSLLKYSLSECAHDKSVSRIELGADGAVTITPVPLQPLRDVRVVEGELAALLDAGTTDPQRDDYIHARLTDTGALLDPMAKLRQVYPNALAIERTVLARSGTASEAGRKLRQLGTGELFASFFREVANAELEPGQREVLDQVLAGMAAAERESA; encoded by the coding sequence TTGCGTTTCCTCCACACCGCCGACTGGCATCTCGGCCGCCTCTTCCATGCCCGCAGCCTGCTGGAAGACCAGGCCCATCTCCTCGACCAGTTTGTCGAACTGGTCCGCACCGAACGCCCCGACGCCGTGCTGGTCGCCGGCGACGTCTATGACCGCGCCGTGCCGCCGCCCGAGGCGGTGGCGCTGCTCGACGACGTGCTGGGCCGCATCGTCGTCGATGCCGGCGTGCCGGTGGTAATGATCGCCGGCAACCACGACAGCGCCCAGCGGCTCGAATTCGGCGCGCGCCTGATGCGTGCGCAGGGCCTGCACGTGGCCGGCCGCACGCTGGCCGAGGCCGCCTGCGTGACGCTGCACGATGCCCATGGCGAAGTGCGCCTCTACGCGTTGCCTTATGCGGAGCCAGCCGTGGTGCGCGATGCGATGGGCACCGAACTGCCTTCGCATGAAGCCGCGCTGCGCGCGCAGCTGGATGCCATCCGCGCCGTGCACCCGCCCGGCGTGCGCGCCGTGGTGGTGGGCCATGCCTTCGTGGTGGGCGGCGCGGCCAGCGAATCCGAACGGCCGCTGTCGGTCGGCGGCAGCGGCGCCGTGGCCGCCGACCTGTTCGCCGGCTTCGACCTGGTGGCGCTGGGCCACCTGCACCGGCCGCAGACGCTGGGCGGCGGGCGCGTCCACTATGCGGGCTCGCTGCTGAAATACTCGCTGTCCGAGTGCGCGCATGACAAATCCGTGTCGCGCATCGAACTGGGCGCGGACGGCGCGGTGACCATCACGCCCGTGCCGCTGCAGCCGCTGCGCGATGTGCGCGTGGTCGAAGGCGAACTGGCCGCGCTGCTGGACGCGGGCACTACCGATCCGCAACGCGACGACTACATCCACGCGCGGCTGACCGATACCGGCGCGCTGCTGGACCCGATGGCGAAGCTGCGCCAGGTCTATCCCAACGCGCTGGCCATCGAGCGTACGGTGCTGGCGCGCAGCGGCACGGCCTCGGAGGCCGGGCGCAAGCTGCGGCAGCTCGGCACCGGCGAACTGTTCGCCAGCTTCTTCCGCGAGGTGGCCAATGCCGAGCTGGAGCCGGGCCAGCGCGAGGTGCTGGACCAGGTGCTGGCGGGCATGGCCGCCGCGGAACGGGAGTCGGCATGA